A DNA window from Halorubrum sp. DM2 contains the following coding sequences:
- a CDS encoding isochorismatase family cysteine hydrolase, whose amino-acid sequence MAFDPTETAVVVVDMQNGFCHPDGSLYAEPSEAAVEPVTALVDRARDAGASVVYTRDVHPPEQFDDTHYYDEFDRWGEHVVEGSWDAELVGDLDVRDDDHVVEKHTYDAFYQTDLEGYLDAHGICDLLICGTLANVCVLHTAGSAGLRDYRPVVVEDALGYITEDHREYAVDHADWLFGETTSRDEVAFASE is encoded by the coding sequence ATGGCGTTCGATCCGACCGAGACCGCGGTGGTCGTCGTCGACATGCAAAACGGGTTCTGTCACCCCGACGGGAGCCTCTACGCCGAGCCGAGCGAGGCGGCGGTCGAGCCGGTGACGGCGCTCGTCGACCGCGCCCGCGACGCCGGCGCGAGCGTCGTCTACACCCGCGACGTCCACCCGCCCGAGCAGTTCGACGACACGCACTACTACGACGAGTTCGACCGGTGGGGCGAACACGTCGTCGAGGGGTCGTGGGACGCCGAACTCGTCGGCGACCTCGACGTGCGCGACGACGACCACGTCGTCGAGAAGCACACCTACGACGCCTTCTATCAGACGGATCTGGAGGGGTACCTCGACGCGCACGGAATCTGTGACCTCCTGATCTGCGGCACGCTCGCGAACGTCTGCGTCCTCCACACCGCGGGCAGCGCGGGGCTCCGGGACTACCGCCCGGTCGTCGTCGAGGACGCGCTGGGCTACATCACCGAGGACCACCGCGAGTACGCGGTCGACCACGCCGACTGGCTGTTCGGCGAGACGACGAGCCGGGACGAGGTCGCCTTCGCGTCGGAGTAG
- a CDS encoding HVO_2523 family zinc finger protein, whose translation MSDGTADDGGRPCPVCETPMYHRHCKYVCPAHGVVYDCSDTFY comes from the coding sequence GTGAGCGACGGAACCGCGGACGACGGCGGTCGCCCGTGCCCGGTCTGTGAGACGCCGATGTACCACCGACACTGTAAGTACGTCTGTCCGGCGCACGGCGTCGTCTACGACTGTAGCGACACGTTCTACTGA
- a CDS encoding phytoene/squalene synthase family protein has translation MVEQKQVARSKRIQRRTGKTFHVATRLLPQRIRHPTYVLYGFFRIADEVVDAADTAPPAEQRAELDRLRATALGEEPTDDPVLEAFAEVCERNDIPDADVHSFVDAMASDIDTDRYETYADLEAYMDGSAAAVGRMMTAIMDLDPEAEAEALPHATKLGEAFQMTNFLRDVREDVVERDRIYLPLETLRRHGVSEQQILDLEFDEHVAAAVREEMARTEQLYEEGVAGIKYLPEDCQLAVLLAAVLYVDHHRLIRNRGYDTVSATPELSFARKISLLVRTRWKWQWNRDPEAVFYDMCTDFDPGHDRHGHGPHGTGVPQTD, from the coding sequence ATGGTAGAGCAAAAGCAGGTTGCCCGGAGCAAGCGGATCCAACGCCGCACCGGGAAGACGTTCCACGTCGCCACCCGGCTGCTTCCCCAGCGGATCCGCCATCCGACGTACGTGCTGTACGGCTTCTTCCGGATCGCCGACGAGGTCGTCGACGCGGCGGACACCGCGCCGCCGGCCGAACAGCGTGCCGAGCTCGACCGGCTCCGGGCGACCGCGCTCGGCGAGGAGCCGACCGACGACCCGGTGTTGGAGGCGTTCGCCGAGGTGTGCGAGCGCAACGACATCCCCGACGCGGACGTCCACTCGTTCGTCGACGCGATGGCGAGCGACATCGACACCGACCGGTACGAGACCTACGCGGACTTGGAGGCGTACATGGACGGCTCCGCGGCCGCAGTCGGGCGAATGATGACGGCGATCATGGACCTCGATCCCGAGGCGGAGGCCGAGGCGCTCCCGCACGCCACGAAGCTCGGCGAGGCGTTCCAGATGACGAACTTCCTCCGGGACGTCCGCGAGGACGTGGTCGAGCGCGACCGGATCTACCTCCCGCTGGAGACGCTCCGCCGCCACGGCGTGAGCGAGCAGCAGATCCTCGATCTGGAGTTCGACGAGCACGTCGCGGCCGCGGTCCGCGAAGAGATGGCCCGCACCGAGCAGCTCTACGAGGAGGGCGTCGCGGGCATCAAGTACCTCCCCGAGGACTGCCAGCTTGCGGTGCTGCTCGCGGCGGTGCTGTACGTCGACCACCACCGCCTCATCCGAAACCGCGGCTACGACACGGTGTCGGCGACGCCAGAGCTGTCGTTCGCCCGGAAGATCTCGCTGCTCGTCCGCACCCGCTGGAAGTGGCAGTGGAATCGCGACCCGGAGGCCGTGTTCTACGACATGTGTACCGACTTCGATCCCGGCCACGACCGCCACGGTCACGGCCCGCACGGCACCGGCGTCCCGCAGACGGACTGA
- a CDS encoding DUF5816 domain-containing protein, with protein MSLEATTTPSGERVYTDRSRVERGADGPFYVVFADETGESRWGFRCGNCGSFDTAMDTMGRIQCTECGNLRKPDEWDAAHE; from the coding sequence ATGAGTCTGGAAGCGACGACGACGCCGAGCGGCGAGCGGGTGTACACCGACCGGTCGCGGGTCGAGCGCGGGGCGGACGGTCCCTTCTACGTCGTGTTCGCCGACGAGACGGGGGAGTCCCGCTGGGGGTTCCGCTGTGGCAACTGCGGGTCGTTCGACACCGCGATGGACACGATGGGCCGGATCCAGTGTACGGAGTGCGGGAACCTCCGGAAGCCGGACGAGTGGGACGCCGCCCACGAGTGA
- the phnC gene encoding phosphonate ABC transporter ATP-binding protein, producing MLETENLGKTYPTGDEALRDVSVTIGGREVVAMIGPSGAGKSTFVRCINRLVEPTTGSVRLDDRELTGLGEDELRNARRDIGMVFQEYNLVERLTVMENVLSGRLGYVSNWAALRRNFPPEDVERAYELLDLVGLDDMENKRVDELSGGQRQRVGIARAVVQEPKIVLADEPTSSLDPETSRDVMELLTDIAVERDVPVVINIHEVDLAERYADRILGLHDGELVFDGPAADLTDESKGVIYRGEELPASAATDPDRLSNGTGGEGTPEITGDGSNAGNGRLPAED from the coding sequence ATGCTCGAAACAGAGAACCTCGGGAAGACGTATCCGACCGGCGACGAGGCGCTCCGCGACGTGTCGGTCACGATCGGCGGCCGGGAGGTCGTCGCGATGATCGGCCCGAGCGGGGCCGGCAAGAGCACCTTCGTCCGGTGTATCAATCGACTCGTCGAGCCGACCACAGGGAGCGTCCGCCTCGATGACCGCGAACTGACGGGACTCGGCGAGGACGAGCTCCGGAACGCCCGCCGGGACATCGGGATGGTGTTCCAGGAGTACAACCTCGTCGAGCGGCTCACGGTGATGGAGAACGTCCTGTCCGGGCGGCTCGGCTACGTCTCGAACTGGGCCGCACTCCGCCGGAACTTCCCGCCGGAGGACGTCGAGCGCGCGTACGAGCTGCTCGACCTCGTCGGTCTCGACGACATGGAAAACAAGCGAGTCGACGAGCTCTCCGGCGGCCAGCGCCAGCGGGTCGGTATCGCGCGGGCGGTGGTCCAAGAGCCGAAGATCGTCTTGGCCGACGAGCCCACGTCGAGTCTCGATCCCGAAACGTCGCGGGACGTGATGGAGCTGCTGACGGACATCGCCGTCGAGCGCGATGTCCCGGTCGTGATAAACATCCATGAGGTCGATCTCGCAGAACGATACGCCGACCGAATCCTGGGGCTCCACGACGGGGAGCTCGTCTTCGACGGCCCGGCGGCCGACCTCACAGACGAGTCGAAGGGCGTCATCTACCGGGGCGAGGAGCTGCCGGCGTCGGCGGCGACAGACCCGGATCGACTGTCGAACGGCACCGGCGGCGAGGGCACGCCCGAGATCACCGGGGACGGGTCGAACGCCGGAAACGGCCGCCTCCCGGCAGAGGACTGA
- a CDS encoding HAD-IA family hydrolase: MRPLTLDEGDVVLFDMDGVILDGWGTDDAVHARALDDVLEERGIRVTGDLRRPLETYEYDDEFRAACEELGVDSAEFFRAREERSAKRAIARLAAGTRRLCPDVDALDNLADRVPVGLVSNNYHPTVEFVVDHFRLDAFSFVRGRDLGPEGFARRKPDPHYLNEALDALDASGGLYVGDRATDMIAAERAGLDGVFLRRDHNAAIDPDADPTFEVESLRALAEVVGSDASTGETTRSDGVPTDRSRAE, translated from the coding sequence ATGAGGCCGTTGACCCTCGACGAGGGTGACGTCGTCCTCTTCGACATGGACGGCGTGATCCTCGACGGGTGGGGGACCGACGACGCGGTCCACGCCCGCGCGCTCGACGACGTGCTCGAAGAGCGGGGGATACGGGTGACCGGCGACCTCCGGCGACCGCTCGAAACGTACGAGTACGACGACGAGTTCCGGGCCGCCTGCGAGGAGCTCGGGGTCGACTCCGCCGAGTTCTTCCGGGCGCGAGAGGAGCGCAGCGCGAAGCGCGCGATCGCCCGGCTCGCCGCCGGTACGAGGCGGCTCTGCCCCGACGTCGACGCCCTCGACAACCTAGCCGATCGCGTCCCCGTCGGGCTCGTGAGCAACAACTACCACCCGACCGTCGAGTTCGTCGTCGACCACTTCCGGCTCGACGCGTTCTCGTTCGTCCGCGGTCGCGACCTCGGTCCCGAGGGGTTCGCCCGCCGAAAGCCCGACCCGCACTACCTGAACGAGGCGCTCGACGCGCTGGACGCCTCCGGTGGACTCTACGTCGGCGACCGCGCCACGGACATGATCGCCGCCGAGCGGGCCGGCCTCGACGGCGTGTTCCTCAGGCGCGACCACAACGCCGCGATCGACCCCGACGCCGATCCGACCTTCGAGGTCGAGAGCCTCCGCGCGCTCGCTGAGGTCGTCGGTTCGGACGCGTCGACCGGGGAGACGACGCGCTCGGACGGCGTCCCGACCGACCGGTCGCGCGCCGAGTAG
- the phnE gene encoding phosphonate ABC transporter, permease protein PhnE: MATESPTSTDSLDAAERRTWRRPTAFRNRSAKWAVYGAVLALVVWSVASLRITPGRFISGLGYGYELIDSMLPPETGSENIARLVDRMIETIAMAMIATVSGIAISLPVALGAAGNLSPRPTYYLSRGIISVSRAIDGLIVAIIAVIALGFGPLAGIFAISFKTVGFFSKLFAEDLEDIDMGGVEAIEATGASRFQRLVYGVVPQVVPRFAGLAVYRWDINIRSSTIVGIVGAGGLGVLLQRSYSRYEYDYVAAILIAIIAVVLVAEFVSAVVRRRVQ, from the coding sequence ATGGCGACCGAGTCACCGACGTCGACCGACTCGCTCGACGCGGCCGAACGGCGGACGTGGAGACGCCCGACCGCGTTCCGAAACCGCTCCGCGAAGTGGGCGGTGTACGGGGCCGTCCTCGCGCTCGTCGTCTGGTCGGTCGCGAGCCTCCGGATCACTCCCGGGCGGTTCATCTCGGGGCTGGGCTACGGCTACGAGCTGATCGACTCGATGCTGCCGCCGGAGACCGGGAGCGAAAACATCGCTAGGCTGGTCGATCGCATGATCGAGACGATCGCGATGGCGATGATCGCGACCGTCTCCGGGATCGCGATCAGCCTGCCGGTGGCGCTCGGGGCGGCTGGGAACCTCTCGCCCCGGCCGACGTACTACCTGAGCCGGGGGATAATCAGCGTCTCGCGCGCCATCGACGGGCTGATCGTCGCGATCATCGCCGTCATCGCGCTCGGGTTCGGGCCGCTCGCGGGGATCTTCGCGATCAGCTTCAAGACGGTCGGGTTCTTTTCGAAGCTGTTCGCCGAAGACTTAGAAGACATCGACATGGGCGGCGTCGAGGCGATCGAGGCGACGGGTGCCTCCCGGTTCCAGCGGCTCGTCTACGGGGTCGTCCCGCAGGTCGTCCCGCGGTTCGCCGGCCTCGCGGTGTACCGCTGGGACATCAACATCCGGTCGTCGACGATCGTCGGGATCGTGGGGGCGGGCGGACTCGGCGTGCTCCTCCAGCGGTCCTACTCCCGGTACGAGTACGACTACGTGGCCGCAATCTTGATCGCCATCATCGCGGTCGTCCTGGTGGCGGAGTTCGTCAGCGCGGTCGTCCGACGGAGGGTCCAGTGA
- a CDS encoding mechanosensitive ion channel family protein has translation MVPSLSALFEGFSALEATVAVLAVSVVAAVGMEYVVLRLARRYVSNTDTAYDDIVISSLRAPLVVTAALAGVYVLTQVPAIRSSVLLDPQLLDDLFGRPSLSVIVFVWAYAANTVVNRLVAAVNEEGGRFDFAPVFSNVWTLAVLVGSVGTLLWLWGIEITPLLGAAGVAGIAVGFAAKDTVANFFGGIALYFDDTYKIGDYIVLDDGTAGTVIKVGVRSTTVLTRDEVLVTVPNAVLNAAKVTNESAPGRRRRVRVPIGVAYGTDVDAFEALAVEVALAEPLVRDSPKPRARFRSFGDSALQYELLCWVDGPTRRRRAQHELNRALYKGLADTEIEIPYPKRDVTVTGAVGSTTAESPTDVSTARRDPDAESDSTARRDPDGDRVVDGDGAATGSAGEAQ, from the coding sequence ATGGTACCGTCGCTTTCCGCGTTGTTCGAGGGGTTCTCGGCGCTCGAAGCGACGGTCGCCGTCCTCGCCGTCTCCGTCGTCGCCGCCGTGGGGATGGAGTACGTCGTTCTCCGGCTCGCCAGACGATACGTCTCGAACACCGACACCGCGTACGACGACATCGTCATCTCCTCGCTGCGGGCACCGCTCGTCGTCACCGCCGCGCTCGCCGGCGTGTACGTACTCACGCAGGTCCCGGCGATCCGGTCGTCCGTCCTCTTGGACCCGCAGCTGCTCGACGACCTCTTCGGGCGGCCGTCGCTGTCGGTCATCGTCTTCGTGTGGGCGTACGCCGCCAACACCGTCGTGAACCGGCTCGTGGCCGCAGTCAACGAGGAGGGCGGACGCTTCGACTTCGCGCCCGTGTTCTCGAACGTCTGGACGCTCGCGGTGCTGGTCGGGAGCGTCGGGACGCTGCTGTGGCTCTGGGGCATCGAGATCACGCCCCTGCTCGGCGCGGCCGGGGTCGCCGGCATCGCGGTCGGGTTCGCCGCGAAGGACACGGTCGCGAACTTCTTCGGCGGGATCGCGCTGTACTTCGACGACACCTACAAGATCGGCGACTACATCGTCCTCGACGACGGGACCGCCGGGACGGTGATCAAGGTCGGCGTGCGCTCGACGACGGTCCTCACCCGCGACGAGGTGCTGGTGACGGTCCCCAACGCGGTGCTCAACGCCGCGAAGGTGACGAACGAGTCCGCCCCGGGGCGTCGGCGTCGCGTCCGGGTCCCGATCGGCGTCGCTTACGGGACCGACGTGGACGCGTTCGAGGCGCTCGCGGTCGAGGTCGCGCTGGCGGAGCCGCTGGTCCGCGACTCGCCGAAGCCGCGGGCCCGGTTCCGCTCGTTCGGCGACTCGGCGCTCCAGTATGAACTCCTCTGCTGGGTCGACGGACCGACGCGGCGACGGCGGGCGCAACACGAGCTCAACCGCGCGCTGTACAAGGGCTTGGCCGACACCGAGATCGAGATCCCCTATCCGAAACGCGACGTGACGGTCACGGGTGCGGTCGGATCGACGACCGCGGAGAGCCCCACGGATGTCTCCACCGCCCGGCGCGATCCCGACGCCGAGTCCGACTCCACCGCCCGGCGCGATCCCGACGGCGACCGCGTCGTCGACGGTGACGGCGCGGCGACCGGATCCGCCGGTGAGGCGCAGTGA
- a CDS encoding iron-sulfur cluster assembly accessory protein, which translates to MSTEPADTGTEGTDPAIEVTPDAAEEALSLLQGEGLDTDVAGLRLFVQQGGCAGLSYGMRFDTEPEEDDLVVEHHGLRVFVDPASRNYIGGSTLDYEHGLQAAGFEVENPNVVSECGCGESFRT; encoded by the coding sequence ATGAGTACCGAACCGGCCGACACCGGGACCGAGGGAACCGACCCGGCGATCGAGGTGACGCCGGACGCCGCCGAGGAGGCGCTCTCGCTCCTTCAGGGCGAGGGGCTCGACACCGACGTCGCCGGACTGCGGCTGTTCGTCCAGCAGGGCGGCTGCGCGGGGCTGTCGTACGGGATGCGCTTCGACACCGAGCCGGAGGAGGACGACCTCGTCGTGGAGCATCACGGGCTTCGGGTGTTCGTCGACCCCGCGAGCCGCAACTACATCGGCGGCAGCACGCTCGATTACGAACACGGGCTTCAGGCCGCCGGCTTCGAGGTCGAGAACCCGAACGTCGTCTCCGAGTGCGGCTGCGGCGAGTCGTTCCGGACGTAG
- the phnE gene encoding phosphonate ABC transporter, permease protein PhnE: MAGAASDWSRFDARERLFRIGSVVVAAAIVVGSWEWLDMSLRYVGSAPLQVSDLLGRMYPPDWGYLPNAVGPLAETIQIAVVGTIGAVLMAAPVAYISAENTTPNKATYALGKLIVTVSRSVHTIVWALLFVVMFGPGALAGTVATAVRSIGFLAKLLGEEIEEIDFGQVEGVRATGANPFKLLVYGIVPQIKPALVGISVYRWDINVRAATILGFVGAGGIGVQLFQAINSFAWRTVSALLFAILAVVIVSEGISAYARKKVR; the protein is encoded by the coding sequence ATGGCGGGAGCCGCGAGCGACTGGAGCCGGTTCGACGCGAGGGAGCGGCTCTTCCGGATCGGCTCCGTCGTCGTCGCCGCCGCGATCGTGGTCGGATCGTGGGAGTGGCTCGACATGAGCCTGCGGTACGTGGGTTCCGCGCCGCTCCAAGTCAGCGACCTGCTCGGACGGATGTACCCGCCCGACTGGGGATACCTACCGAACGCCGTCGGTCCGCTGGCGGAGACGATCCAGATCGCCGTTGTCGGGACGATCGGCGCGGTCCTTATGGCCGCACCCGTCGCCTACATCAGCGCCGAGAACACGACGCCGAACAAGGCGACGTACGCGCTCGGAAAGCTCATCGTCACCGTCTCGCGGTCGGTCCATACGATCGTCTGGGCGCTGCTTTTCGTCGTGATGTTCGGCCCCGGCGCGCTCGCCGGGACGGTCGCGACCGCGGTCAGGTCGATCGGATTCCTGGCGAAGCTCCTCGGCGAGGAGATCGAAGAGATCGACTTCGGACAGGTCGAGGGGGTCCGCGCGACCGGTGCGAACCCGTTCAAACTCCTCGTCTACGGGATTGTGCCGCAGATCAAGCCCGCATTGGTCGGGATCTCGGTGTACCGCTGGGACATCAACGTCCGAGCGGCCACCATCCTCGGCTTCGTCGGGGCGGGCGGGATCGGCGTCCAGCTGTTCCAGGCGATCAACTCGTTCGCTTGGCGGACGGTGTCAGCACTGCTCTTCGCCATCCTGGCGGTTGTGATCGTGAGCGAAGGAATCTCGGCGTACGCGAGGAAAAAGGTCCGATGA
- the hisD gene encoding histidinol dehydrogenase has translation MDVRTVADLSPAERRAFFERDAGVEGVREDVREIVERVREEGDVAVREFAEEFDGVAVGNVDVTDAAERAHDELADADDPVLDAVEEAAANVRAFHERQRPEDWRDDFGGRELGRRFRPIDRVGVYVPGGAAAYPSSALMGVIPAVVAGVDHVAVATPPAEELNPVTLAAIHEAGADAVYQVGGAQAIGALAYGTETVTRVQKVVGPGNKWVTAAKSIVQGDVEIDFLAGPSEVLVLADETADPELVAADLIAQAEHDPNASVVAVTDDADLADAVADAVDAQAAEREREETIRAALDNDASGVLHARSMPEAVLFAEEYAAEHLSIVADDDEALLDRIANAGSVFLGPYSPVAAGDYATGTNHVLPTNGGAKRYGGLSVDTFLRSSTVQRLDRDALDDLSETITSLAEAEGLEAHAESVRKRFE, from the coding sequence ATGGACGTACGAACCGTCGCGGACCTCTCGCCGGCCGAGCGGCGCGCCTTCTTCGAGCGCGACGCCGGCGTCGAGGGGGTCCGCGAAGACGTGCGGGAGATCGTCGAGCGGGTCCGCGAGGAGGGCGACGTCGCGGTCCGCGAGTTCGCAGAAGAGTTCGACGGCGTCGCCGTCGGCAACGTCGACGTGACGGACGCGGCGGAGCGCGCGCACGACGAACTGGCCGACGCGGACGACCCGGTCCTCGACGCGGTCGAGGAGGCGGCGGCGAACGTGCGGGCGTTCCACGAGCGACAGCGCCCCGAGGACTGGCGCGACGACTTCGGCGGCCGGGAGCTGGGCCGCCGGTTCCGACCGATCGACCGCGTCGGCGTGTACGTGCCCGGCGGCGCGGCCGCCTACCCCTCCAGCGCGCTGATGGGCGTCATCCCCGCGGTCGTCGCTGGCGTCGACCACGTCGCGGTCGCGACGCCTCCGGCGGAGGAGCTCAACCCGGTCACCCTCGCGGCGATCCACGAGGCGGGGGCCGACGCGGTGTATCAGGTCGGCGGCGCGCAGGCCATCGGCGCGCTCGCGTACGGGACGGAGACCGTGACCCGGGTCCAGAAGGTGGTCGGCCCCGGCAACAAGTGGGTCACCGCCGCCAAGTCGATCGTTCAGGGCGACGTCGAGATCGACTTCCTCGCCGGGCCGAGCGAGGTGCTCGTCCTCGCCGACGAGACGGCGGACCCCGAACTGGTCGCGGCGGACCTGATCGCGCAGGCCGAACACGACCCGAACGCCTCCGTGGTCGCGGTCACCGACGACGCCGACCTCGCCGACGCCGTCGCCGACGCGGTCGACGCGCAGGCGGCCGAGCGAGAGCGCGAGGAGACGATCCGGGCCGCCCTCGACAACGACGCCTCCGGCGTCCTCCACGCGCGCTCGATGCCCGAGGCCGTGCTGTTCGCCGAGGAGTACGCCGCCGAACACCTCTCGATCGTGGCCGACGACGACGAGGCGCTCTTAGACCGGATCGCGAACGCCGGCTCGGTGTTCCTCGGACCGTACTCCCCCGTGGCGGCCGGCGACTACGCGACCGGGACGAACCACGTGCTGCCGACGAACGGCGGCGCGAAGCGGTACGGCGGGCTCTCCGTGGACACCTTCCTCCGGTCGTCGACGGTCCAGCGGCTCGACCGTGACGCCCTCGACGACCTCTCCGAGACGATCACGTCGCTCGCCGAGGCGGAGGGGTTGGAGGCGCACGCCGAGAGCGTGCGGAAGCGGTTCGAGTGA
- the phnD gene encoding phosphate/phosphite/phosphonate ABC transporter substrate-binding protein: MSNDDRGRTGPSSRRKFLVAGGAAAFAGLAGCSGGSGESGDAGAGLDGGDGSDGGDGSDGSDGGDSGEPGDPMLRDASEFEYANPNWEENNYLLTAVAENDYFQGSATDLENMRNRDIDEVAHGEPPRELPDDESDWVDPDPLVFVDKPGESGQAQFQETIQPMMDRIEETTGRSVRWQPVDSNAASVEALRSGRAHLGNVSTGTTAFAVNLGGAVPFADPISPTGQFGYRLLAITRADMDEIQSVRDFPDYDVTHTEPASNSGNQAPSALFDQYFDVTPGEDYEVEFSGGHDQSGRGIFVGDYDCGPICSTCLDDLIQANDDMSYDDFKVVWASNPFPPGPVVHRYNLHPDIVEGIKEAYIETDWTGTDYAEQTGEAEYVPIDYKTVFNDIMVIQRYNGVEYESGNL, encoded by the coding sequence ATGTCGAACGACGACCGCGGACGGACGGGACCGAGTTCTAGGCGGAAATTTCTCGTGGCCGGCGGTGCGGCCGCGTTCGCCGGACTGGCGGGCTGTTCCGGCGGGAGCGGTGAGAGCGGCGACGCCGGTGCCGGCCTCGACGGCGGCGACGGGAGCGATGGGGGCGACGGAAGCGACGGAAGCGACGGCGGCGACAGCGGAGAGCCGGGCGACCCGATGCTCAGGGACGCCTCGGAGTTCGAGTACGCGAACCCCAACTGGGAGGAGAACAACTACCTGTTGACGGCCGTCGCGGAGAACGACTACTTCCAGGGGAGCGCGACCGACCTGGAGAACATGCGGAACCGCGACATCGACGAGGTGGCCCACGGTGAGCCGCCGCGGGAACTGCCCGACGACGAGAGCGACTGGGTCGACCCCGATCCGCTCGTGTTCGTCGACAAACCCGGCGAGTCCGGTCAGGCGCAGTTCCAAGAGACCATCCAGCCGATGATGGACCGGATCGAGGAGACGACCGGTCGGTCGGTCAGGTGGCAACCCGTCGACTCCAACGCGGCGTCCGTCGAGGCCCTCCGCTCGGGGCGCGCTCACTTGGGAAACGTCTCGACGGGGACGACGGCGTTCGCGGTCAACCTCGGCGGCGCTGTCCCGTTCGCGGACCCCATCAGTCCCACCGGCCAGTTCGGGTATCGGCTGCTCGCGATCACCCGCGCCGACATGGACGAGATCCAGTCGGTCAGAGACTTCCCTGACTACGACGTCACCCACACCGAGCCGGCGTCGAACTCCGGGAATCAGGCACCGTCGGCGCTGTTCGACCAGTACTTCGACGTGACGCCCGGCGAGGACTACGAGGTGGAGTTCTCGGGCGGCCACGACCAGTCCGGTCGCGGGATATTCGTGGGCGACTACGACTGCGGCCCGATCTGTAGCACCTGTCTGGACGACCTCATCCAAGCGAACGACGACATGAGTTACGACGACTTCAAAGTGGTCTGGGCCAGCAATCCGTTCCCGCCGGGTCCGGTCGTCCACCGCTACAACCTCCACCCGGACATCGTCGAGGGGATCAAGGAGGCCTACATCGAGACCGACTGGACGGGGACCGACTACGCGGAGCAGACCGGCGAGGCCGAATACGTCCCGATCGACTACAAGACCGTCTTCAACGACATCATGGTCATCCAGCGGTACAACGGCGTCGAGTACGAGAGCGGGAACCTGTAA